In the genome of Hippoglossus hippoglossus isolate fHipHip1 chromosome 4, fHipHip1.pri, whole genome shotgun sequence, one region contains:
- the LOC117760448 gene encoding disabled homolog 1-like: MMETEQTAGSSPAPGQTAVRTWLSSSTRAAARSSGDSASRFHGDGVRYKAKVIGVDPVPDSQGEKMCWDSMMKLKGFDAAARKQGKHKQRVWLKVFSSGLKILDERSGAVLHDHERSRISSLTKDKSDPRALAYVFQHQDTYSLFYIKMANLAEPVMADIKEVCQCEDQETPQEPAETPTQVRVSLLVLNDSSSSPAEAPAFEGVFSPRPESSPGQSQQQVSPRNELMEVFSIQMEEPMSPTDSSCTSQPDSPQPTLSTCQILSMFPTQPPGGSPYSSPPYSPTAVPWGQNVFPGNQWAGPAMAPWPTMPGNMAAWPPAAITAPPAGSPHGMLTSQPGVMWGGSTPASPTTANGYASPVNSINVPTGATGSMQSVSPGLDQNLLL; encoded by the exons ATGATGGAGACGGAGCAAACGGCTGGAAGTTCTCCTGCTCCGGGCCAGACTGCTGTCAGAACCTGGCTCTCCTCCAGCACAAGAG CCGCCGCCAGGTCATCTGGTGACTCTGCCTCCCGTTTCCATGGAGACGGGGTTCGCTACAAAGCAAAGGTCATCGGCGTGGACCCGGTACCCGACTCCCAGGGGGAGAAGATGTGCTGGGACTCCATGATGAAACTCAAG ggctTCGATGCAGCTGCAAGGAAACAGGGGAAACACAAGCAGAGAGTTTGGCTGAAAGTCTTCTCCAGCGGCCTGAAAATCCTGGATGAGAGGAGCGGG GCTGTACTTCATGACCACGAGAGGAGCCGGATCAGCTCTTTGACAAAAGACAAGTCAGACCCCAGAGCTCTGGCCTACGTCTTCCAACACCAAGACACCTACAGCCTCTTCTACATCAAGATGGCTAACCTG GCAGAGCCCGTCATGGCCGACATCAAAGAGGTTTGTCAGTGTGAGGACCAAGAGACGCCACAGGAACCTGCAGAGACACCGACACAAGTCCGgg TCTCCTTACTGGTTCTAAATGACAGTTCATCCTCTCCAGCTGAG GCACCAGCTTTTGAGGGTGTGTTCAGTCCACGACCGGAGTCTTCACCGGGACAATCCCAGCAG cAGGTCTCTCCCAGAAATGAGCTGATGGAAGTTTTCTCCATCCAGATGGAGGAGCCGATGTCACCCACTGACAGCAGCTGTACCAGTCAGCCTG ATTCTCCTCAGCCAACACTCTCCACCTGTCAGATCCTCTCCATGTTCCCCactcagccaccagggggctctCCATACTCCTCTCCACCATACTCTCCCACTGCCGTGCCCTGGGGCCAGAACGTTTTCCCAGGAAACCAGTGGGCAGGACCAGCTATGGCGCCCTGGCCAACCATGCCTGGCAACATGGCTGCATGGCCGCCAGCAGCcatcacagcgccccctgcaggcagcCCTCACGGCATGCTGACCTCTCAGCCAGGGGTCATGTGGGGAGGCAGTACACCTGCTTCACCCACCACTGCCAACGGTTACGCTTCACCTGTAAACTCCATCAATGTCCCAACTGGAGCTACAGGATCAATGCAGTCAGTGTCCCCTGGTTTGGACCAAAATCTGCTCCTGTGA
- the si:ch73-40i7.2 gene encoding FYN-binding protein 1, translated as MEESVDVKALRVRFTNKASTLDTSSRDSGSPKSPRPGFGRATLPVTEHNLAHHRPSPVFPPPLTGPGPVRFPRPEPLASSIPSTPPSFPRPPFSSGVRAPVPSSDTGKVKQKGEMLQNMMLRHQRPPGAKPAQIPALVPALVPPAVPAPASTAAPLPFRQRPRQKSAGEVTPLRRPLPAEGPLPLKPKRPPSVNLEPFMRFNRGPALPALRKIESSPVSAATKMSLPGVISPLTLPPRSSKPGRLPCQVPSLDIDEDQDTYDDIASFERNESWSDNSSHCVDGDIEDIYEFIDGDQLEEKQVNPVKMNKKQAQKQREREKKEWIERQRKENELKKNFQLQEEIEVLHTAKVRHDWQGGGKLDLSVQQGESVEILRVRNNPGGKWLARSLSGNYGYISNTCVDIDYEAVKRKVLQSQKNVVSALPPPPPDPPQMLNMDNNSMSQDEDDYDDVQPLNEDFPLPPPEISIDPKAEKELRKRFKFEGPFSILHIMMVDPNSIIKRPKGKDLHVSQGEVLEIIELTNSKKALCRNGLGKYGYVSRSLLLPMEGDIYDDVHYPCDIYDNDSPNTDY; from the exons ATG GAGGAGAGCGTTGATGTCAAGGCTCTGAGGGTACGGTTCACCAACAAGGCCAGCACCTTGGACACCAGCAGCCGAGACAGCGGCTCCCCAAAGTCTCCACGGCCTGGGTTTGGGAGAGCGACCCTCCCGGTGACGGAGCACAATCTCGCCCATCACAGACCGTCTCctgtctttcctcctcctttgacTGGCCCGGGCCCGGTGAGGTTCCCCAGGCCAGAGCCGTTGGCCTCCTCCATCCCTTCCacacctccctccttccctcggCCGCCTTTCAGTTCTGGGGTCAGAGCGCCCGTCCCGTCATCAGACACGGGGAAGGTGAAGCAGAAGGGGGAGATGCTCCAGAACATGATGCTGAGGCACCAGAGGCCTCCAGGCGCCAAACCAGCCCAGATTCCAGCTCTGGTTCCAGCTCTGGTTCCACCTGCGGTCCCTGCACCAGCTTCCACCGCCGCCCCCCTACCGTTCAGACAGCGGCCCAGACAGAAGAGCGCCGGGGAGGTGACCCCGCTGAGGAGGCCCCTGCCCGCTGAAGGGCCACTGCCCTTGAAGCCAAAGCGGCCTCCGAGTGTCAACCTGGAGCCTTTTATGAGGTTCAACCGAGGACCTGCCCTTCCCGCTCTGAGGAAAATTGAAA GTTCGCCAGTTTCAGCAGCCACAAAAATGTCTTTACCAGGAGTGATCAGTCCTCTGACACTGCCGCCCCGCTCCAGCAAACCAGGCAGACTGCCGTGCCAGGTCCCCTCTTT AGACATTGATGAGGACCAGGACACCTATGATGACATTGCAAGTTTTGAGAGGAACg AGTCCTGGAGTGACAACAGTTCACACTGTGTGGACGGG GATATTGAAGATATATATGAGTTTATTGATGG GGACCAGTTGGAGGAGAAACAGGTAAATCCTGTGAAGATGAACAAGAAACAAGCTCAAAAGCAACGGGAACGAGAGAAGAAAGAATGGATAGAGCGTCAGAGAAAAGAGAACGAGCTGAAGAAGAACTTTCAG TTGCAAGAGGAGATTGAGGTTCTTCATACAGCCAAAGTTCGTCATGATTGGCAGGGAGGAGGGAAACTGGACCTTAGCGTACAACAAGGCGAGAGTGTGGAGATCCTACGAGTGAGAAATAATCCAGGAGGCAAATGGTTGGCTCGTTCTCTGAGTGGAAACT ACGGATATATCAGCAACACGTGTGTGGACATTGACTATGAAGCAGTGAAGCGCAAAGTGCTCCAGTCCCAAAAAAATGTTGTATCAGCAttacctccacctcctcctgaccCCCCACAGATGTTAAATATGGACAATAACAG CATGAGTCAAGATGAAG ATGACTATGATGACGTTCAACCATTAAATGAGGATTTCCCCCTACCACCACCTGAGATAAG CATAGATCCCAAAGCTGAGAAGGAGCTAAGAAAAAGATTCAAG tttgaaggGCCATTCAGTATCCTGCACATaatgatggtggatcctaacAGCATCATAAAGAGGCCAAAAGGGAAGGATCTCCATGTGTCTCAGGGAGAAGTCCTGGAAATCATCGAGCTCACCAACAGCAAGAAAGCTCTGTGTCGCAACGGGTTGGGAAAAT ATGGTTACGTGTCCagatctcttcttcttccaat GGAAGGAGACATATATGACGATGTTCACTATCCATGTG ATATCTATGACAACGACTCTCCGAATACTGattattga
- the pex11g gene encoding peroxisomal membrane protein 11C, producing MQQSVEALVRLLESYRGRDRVIRTVCYGSQLVGGVLSRKAETDVSFQRLGKSLLLFSAQLSQCRTVLRLFDDLSMLAYSHSYGFGAEEEDSGVRWISVLNNVADQLYYPCEHIAWAGNAELVKVNSDKWWLFSTVLWGTSLLLGILRSARLLLLLKKKLNRCGRDAADNSQAELHKRMRREVLSILSKMADLSNAIHWMPPGFLWAGRFPNWFVGLMGTISSLIGLIHTSAGD from the exons ATGCAGCAGAGTGTGGAGGCGCTGGTCCGCCTGCTGGAGTCCTACAGGGGCAGAGACAGAGTT ATCAGGACGGTCTGTTATGGCTCCCAGCTCGTTGGAGGAGTTCTCTCCCGTAAGGCTGAGACCGACGTCTCGTTCCAGCGACTCGGGAAAAGTCTGCTTCTGTTCTCTGCTCAGCTGAGTCAGTGCAGGACGGTGCTGAGGCTGTTCGATGATCTCTCCATGCTGGCTTACTCCCACAGCTATGGGTTCGGAGCTGAA GAGGAGGACTCAGGTGTGCGTTGGATTTCTGTGCTGAACAATGTGGCCGATCAGCTCTATTACCCCTGTGAACACATCGCATGGGCCGGCAACGCTGAGCTGGTGAAAGTGAACTCTGACAAATGGTGGCTGTTCAGCACGGTGCTGTGGGGAACCTCGCTGCTGCTGGGAATACTCAG gtctgctcgacttctgctgctgctgaagaagaagctgaacaGATGTGGGAGGGATGCAGCTGACAACAG TCAAGCTGAGCTCCACAAACGGATGCGAAGGGAGGTTCTCTCCATCCTCAGCAAAATGGCTGACCTCAGTAATGCCATTCACTGGATGCCGCCTGGCTTCCTCTGGGCTGGTCGATTCCCCAACTGGTTCGTGGGGCTGATGGGCACCATctcctctctgattggtttgatCCATACGAGCGCTGGCGACTGA
- the si:ch73-40i7.5 gene encoding amyloid-beta A4 precursor protein-binding family A member 3 isoform X1, translated as MDTDVCPADQSNSTSSDTQWSDSVPVDEASGVEVIRRTVAALPGSEVEDLDSFNMIEPPPLDWRSDSSSEAGSADDLDDPSFPPSVDSLDKASPEEPVLVPSDISDTVTQIDINQQELVQNNSEPEQNTEVEAEEEDVAVDEEEEVRQEDLEGVGEEEDEKEVTFRDMETSADEDHSRIHSLLSQLQLMGEEPHPDHRTPSHHHCSSTSEQEACASSLITDNSTETTGLLFSESHQRDVLGLLQCTEIGARPRPTSLPHIGEVDAVVSVSYSQDDAQRFWGHYGNGQHQRHREDSLSSLPDEEYPEPVWMKLGEEPPDEEAAAESEKRSADDRPAYKDVPGPCDPDDLLDGVIFGSKYLGSTQIKSEKNPSTNARMTQAQEAVDRIKAPEGESQPMTEVDLFISTQRIKVLTADTQEAMMDHALQMISYIADIGKIVVLMARRKRKGQDSDPPSNSSSPSSSSGSQKKCLMICHVFSSEDAQTIAQAIGQAFGVAYQQFLHTNGLKASDLRPGEYSDYLESQELYNGDLAHFSDSQNLRDVAITKAAGELLGVAVVESGWGSILPTVVVANLLHGGAAERSGELSIGDRIMSVNGTSMVGLPITTCQNIIRDLKSQKYLKLSIVHCPPVTSAIIKRPDPKFQLGFSVEDGIICSLMRGGIAERGGIRVGHRIIEINGQSVVATQHEKIIQILTNAVGEIHLKTMPASTYRLLTGQEQPVFI; from the exons ATGGACACAGACGTCTGCCCTGCTGATCAGTCCAACTCCACATCCTCAGACACCCAGTGGTCTGACTCTGTCCCTGTTGATGAAGCCTCCGGGGTTGAGGTCATTAGACGGACTGTGGCAGCTCTGCCAGGCTCAGAGGTGGAGGATCTGGACTCCTTCAACATGATTGAGCCTCCTCCATTAGACTGGAGGTCTGACTCCTCCAGTGAGGCGGGCTCCGCGGACGACCTGGATGACCCAAGCTTCCCTCCTTCTGTTGACAGCTTAGACAAGGCCAGTCCAGAGGAGCCAGTATTAGTACCTTCGGACATTAGTGACACAGTGACTCAGATTGACATAAACCAGCAGGAACTGGTGCAAAACAATTCAGAACCAGAGCAGAATACTGAGGTGGAAGCGGAAGAAGAGGATGTAGCAgttgatgaggaagaagaggtgaGGCAGGAAGACTTAGAGGGTgttggggaggaggaggacgagaaggAGGTAACATTCAGGGACATGGAAACATCAGCTGACGAAGACCACAGCCGCATCCACTCCCTGCTCAGCCAGCTCCAACTGATGGGTGAAGAGCCTCATCCCGATCATCGAACACCATCTCACCATCACTGCTCCAGCACGTCTGAGCAAGAAGCCTGTGCTTCATCCCTAATAACAGATAACAGCACTGAAACCACTGGGTTGCTGTTCTCTGAAAGCCACCAGAGAGACGTGCTAGGGCTGCTGCAGTGCACAGAGATCGGTGCTAGACCACGTCCCACCTCTTTGCCCCACATAGGAGAGGTGGATGCAGTGGTGTCAGTTTCCTACAGTCAGGATGATGCACAGAGGTTCTGGGGGCATTATGGGAATGGGCAACATCAGCGGCACAGAGAGgactccctctcctctctgcccgACGAAGAGTATCCTGAACCAGTGTGGATGAAGCTGGGTGAGGAGCCTCCGGATGAAGAAGCGGCTGCAGAGAGTGAAAAG CGGAGTGCTGACGATCGTCCTGCATACAAAGATG TGCCTGGTCCTTGTGATCCTGACGACCTGTTGGATGGGGTGATATTTGGGTCCAAGTATCTGGGCTCCACTCAGATCAaatcagagaagaacccatcTACCAACGCTCGTATGACTCAGGCTCAGGAGGCTGTGGACCGAATAAAG GCCCCAGAGGGTGAGTCTCAGCCAATGACGGAAGTGGATCTGTTCATCTCCACGCAGCGAATCAAAGTGCTCACTGCTGACACACAG GAAGCGATGATGGATCACGCTCTGCAGATGATCTCCTACATTGCCGACATTGGTAAAATCGTGGTCCTCATGGCACGAAGGAAACGTAAAGGACAGGATAGTGACCCTCCCTCCAACTCCTCCTCTCCGTCATCCTCCTCGGGTTCTCAGAAGAAGTGCTTGATGATCTGTCATGTCTTCTCCTCTGAGGAT GCTCAGACGATAGCTCAGGCTATTGGTCAGGCGTTCGGAGTGGCCTATCAGCAGTTCCTGCATACCAACGGCCTCAAAGCCAGCGACCTGAGGCCCGGCGAGTACAGTGACTACCTGGAGAGTCAGGAGCTCTACAACGGAGACCTGGCCCACTTCTCTGACTCTCAGAACCTCCGAGAT GTGGCCATCACCAAGGCTGCTGGAGAGCTCCTGGGCGTAGCAGTGGTGGAGTCAGGCTGGGGCTCAATCCTGCCCACTGTGGTGGTGGCCAACTTACTTCACGGAGGTGCAGCTGAGCGCTCCGGCGAGCTCAGCATCGGTGACCGCATCATGTCCGTCAACGGCACCAGCATGGTGGGTCTGCCTATCACCACCTGCCAGAACATCATCCGG GACCTGAAAAGCCAAAAGTACCTGAAGCTCAGCATCGTCCACTGCCCTCCGGTCACCAGCGCGATTATCAAGAGACCAGATCCCAAGTTTCAGCTCGGCTTCAGTGTGGAGGACGGCATT ATCTGCAGTCTGATGCGCGGCGGTAtagcagagagaggaggcattCGTGTCGGGCACCGCATCATTGAAATAAATGGACAAAGTGTTGTCGCCACGCAGCACGAAAAGATCATCCAGATCCTGACCAATGCAGTTGGAGAG ATTCACTTGAAGACGATGCCTGCCTCAACATATCGGCTCTTAACGGGACAGGAGCAGCCAGTGTTTATTTGA
- the si:ch73-40i7.5 gene encoding amyloid-beta A4 precursor protein-binding family A member 3 isoform X2 has product MDTDVCPADQSNSTSSDTQWSDSVPVDEASGVEVIRRTVAALPGSEVEDLDSFNMIEPPPLDWRSDSSSEAGSADDLDDPSFPPSVDSLDKASPEEPVLVPSDISDTVTQIDINQQELVQNNSEPEQNTEVEAEEEDVAVDEEEEVRQEDLEGVGEEEDEKEVTFRDMETSADEDHSRIHSLLSQLQLMGEEPHPDHRTPSHHHCSSTSEQEACASSLITDNSTETTGLLFSESHQRDVLGLLQCTEIGARPRPTSLPHIGEVDAVVSVSYSQDDAQRFWGHYGNGQHQRHREDSLSSLPDEEYPEPVWMKLGEEPPDEEAAAESEKSADDRPAYKDVPGPCDPDDLLDGVIFGSKYLGSTQIKSEKNPSTNARMTQAQEAVDRIKAPEGESQPMTEVDLFISTQRIKVLTADTQEAMMDHALQMISYIADIGKIVVLMARRKRKGQDSDPPSNSSSPSSSSGSQKKCLMICHVFSSEDAQTIAQAIGQAFGVAYQQFLHTNGLKASDLRPGEYSDYLESQELYNGDLAHFSDSQNLRDVAITKAAGELLGVAVVESGWGSILPTVVVANLLHGGAAERSGELSIGDRIMSVNGTSMVGLPITTCQNIIRDLKSQKYLKLSIVHCPPVTSAIIKRPDPKFQLGFSVEDGIICSLMRGGIAERGGIRVGHRIIEINGQSVVATQHEKIIQILTNAVGEIHLKTMPASTYRLLTGQEQPVFI; this is encoded by the exons ATGGACACAGACGTCTGCCCTGCTGATCAGTCCAACTCCACATCCTCAGACACCCAGTGGTCTGACTCTGTCCCTGTTGATGAAGCCTCCGGGGTTGAGGTCATTAGACGGACTGTGGCAGCTCTGCCAGGCTCAGAGGTGGAGGATCTGGACTCCTTCAACATGATTGAGCCTCCTCCATTAGACTGGAGGTCTGACTCCTCCAGTGAGGCGGGCTCCGCGGACGACCTGGATGACCCAAGCTTCCCTCCTTCTGTTGACAGCTTAGACAAGGCCAGTCCAGAGGAGCCAGTATTAGTACCTTCGGACATTAGTGACACAGTGACTCAGATTGACATAAACCAGCAGGAACTGGTGCAAAACAATTCAGAACCAGAGCAGAATACTGAGGTGGAAGCGGAAGAAGAGGATGTAGCAgttgatgaggaagaagaggtgaGGCAGGAAGACTTAGAGGGTgttggggaggaggaggacgagaaggAGGTAACATTCAGGGACATGGAAACATCAGCTGACGAAGACCACAGCCGCATCCACTCCCTGCTCAGCCAGCTCCAACTGATGGGTGAAGAGCCTCATCCCGATCATCGAACACCATCTCACCATCACTGCTCCAGCACGTCTGAGCAAGAAGCCTGTGCTTCATCCCTAATAACAGATAACAGCACTGAAACCACTGGGTTGCTGTTCTCTGAAAGCCACCAGAGAGACGTGCTAGGGCTGCTGCAGTGCACAGAGATCGGTGCTAGACCACGTCCCACCTCTTTGCCCCACATAGGAGAGGTGGATGCAGTGGTGTCAGTTTCCTACAGTCAGGATGATGCACAGAGGTTCTGGGGGCATTATGGGAATGGGCAACATCAGCGGCACAGAGAGgactccctctcctctctgcccgACGAAGAGTATCCTGAACCAGTGTGGATGAAGCTGGGTGAGGAGCCTCCGGATGAAGAAGCGGCTGCAGAGAGTGAAAAG AGTGCTGACGATCGTCCTGCATACAAAGATG TGCCTGGTCCTTGTGATCCTGACGACCTGTTGGATGGGGTGATATTTGGGTCCAAGTATCTGGGCTCCACTCAGATCAaatcagagaagaacccatcTACCAACGCTCGTATGACTCAGGCTCAGGAGGCTGTGGACCGAATAAAG GCCCCAGAGGGTGAGTCTCAGCCAATGACGGAAGTGGATCTGTTCATCTCCACGCAGCGAATCAAAGTGCTCACTGCTGACACACAG GAAGCGATGATGGATCACGCTCTGCAGATGATCTCCTACATTGCCGACATTGGTAAAATCGTGGTCCTCATGGCACGAAGGAAACGTAAAGGACAGGATAGTGACCCTCCCTCCAACTCCTCCTCTCCGTCATCCTCCTCGGGTTCTCAGAAGAAGTGCTTGATGATCTGTCATGTCTTCTCCTCTGAGGAT GCTCAGACGATAGCTCAGGCTATTGGTCAGGCGTTCGGAGTGGCCTATCAGCAGTTCCTGCATACCAACGGCCTCAAAGCCAGCGACCTGAGGCCCGGCGAGTACAGTGACTACCTGGAGAGTCAGGAGCTCTACAACGGAGACCTGGCCCACTTCTCTGACTCTCAGAACCTCCGAGAT GTGGCCATCACCAAGGCTGCTGGAGAGCTCCTGGGCGTAGCAGTGGTGGAGTCAGGCTGGGGCTCAATCCTGCCCACTGTGGTGGTGGCCAACTTACTTCACGGAGGTGCAGCTGAGCGCTCCGGCGAGCTCAGCATCGGTGACCGCATCATGTCCGTCAACGGCACCAGCATGGTGGGTCTGCCTATCACCACCTGCCAGAACATCATCCGG GACCTGAAAAGCCAAAAGTACCTGAAGCTCAGCATCGTCCACTGCCCTCCGGTCACCAGCGCGATTATCAAGAGACCAGATCCCAAGTTTCAGCTCGGCTTCAGTGTGGAGGACGGCATT ATCTGCAGTCTGATGCGCGGCGGTAtagcagagagaggaggcattCGTGTCGGGCACCGCATCATTGAAATAAATGGACAAAGTGTTGTCGCCACGCAGCACGAAAAGATCATCCAGATCCTGACCAATGCAGTTGGAGAG ATTCACTTGAAGACGATGCCTGCCTCAACATATCGGCTCTTAACGGGACAGGAGCAGCCAGTGTTTATTTGA